A genomic segment from Pseudoxanthomonas sp. CF385 encodes:
- a CDS encoding phospholipid carrier-dependent glycosyltransferase, translating to MRRTAPSPTVQRWLAGGLIVLLAALAVARSWYGTRLDSFTIDEPWHIVAGTVYVRGGDRHLNPEHPPLAKLWVGAWMPATFRVGPEPGLREKAQEREWVEQTMFEQNDPERIQQRARVAMWSLNALLLVALGGLLWRAAGVAWAAGTLAFLALEPTLGAHLPVVMTDGLLALTLSLVIVAAGVLAATWQWRWAAVFGIAVGLALGAKHSALAGLVGVGGVLVVAAIAGFRKGGGREVLWRLAKLAMAILLGVALLWAQYGFRFHADGTGGDAFNLAMDAKIAEVTKPALRAAIGVSDDFHLLPRAYLWGLADTVRTGIEGRGGALHLIWGQVFEGRTPWFTWPAILAAKIPLALAALSLLGLALLVRSPLTPATRWMLAALAAASTLHFAALVVSPQAWGGVRHATPLLAAAAVLGGGAVAEAWRRRSRAWAGVVAALFVAAIGMTIREPRLWEYHNELVGGTEGGYRAFRNEGVDLGQRFGEIRDFHRRVIAGSGERLYPDYWVMERQWRAAHLDYHRFVETLDDTNTAGVWEGWFIYTPVDELPWPQYEWNPAEVFKDMEKVAQLGYAGVWRGRLMRPETRASGIGEKVMEYLYEENGQDYALVARRLEEVAVIRPQNVGVGVELGNAYLRLGQGDSAARAYRRLLEQTRVKLDRKVERQLRDQLARIEAGEDPAKIAPMRNPWME from the coding sequence ATGCGTCGTACGGCCCCATCCCCGACCGTCCAGCGTTGGCTGGCCGGTGGTCTGATCGTCCTGCTCGCGGCCCTGGCCGTCGCGCGTTCGTGGTACGGCACGCGCCTGGACAGCTTCACCATCGACGAGCCTTGGCACATCGTCGCCGGCACGGTCTACGTGCGGGGCGGCGACCGGCACCTCAACCCCGAGCATCCGCCGCTGGCGAAGTTGTGGGTCGGCGCCTGGATGCCGGCCACGTTCCGCGTCGGTCCCGAGCCGGGCCTGCGCGAGAAAGCGCAGGAACGCGAGTGGGTCGAGCAGACGATGTTCGAGCAGAACGACCCGGAGCGCATCCAGCAACGTGCCAGGGTCGCGATGTGGAGCTTGAACGCCCTGTTGCTGGTCGCGCTGGGCGGGCTGCTGTGGCGTGCCGCCGGTGTCGCGTGGGCGGCCGGCACGCTCGCGTTCCTGGCACTGGAGCCCACCCTCGGCGCGCACCTGCCGGTCGTGATGACCGACGGCTTGCTCGCGCTGACGCTCTCGCTCGTCATCGTGGCGGCGGGTGTGCTGGCGGCGACGTGGCAATGGCGGTGGGCGGCCGTATTCGGCATCGCGGTGGGATTGGCCTTGGGCGCGAAGCACTCCGCGCTGGCCGGGTTGGTCGGCGTCGGTGGCGTGCTCGTGGTGGCCGCCATCGCAGGTTTCCGAAAGGGCGGTGGGCGCGAGGTGCTGTGGCGACTCGCGAAGCTGGCGATGGCGATCCTGTTGGGCGTTGCATTGCTGTGGGCGCAGTACGGGTTCCGCTTCCATGCTGACGGCACGGGCGGCGACGCCTTCAACCTGGCAATGGACGCCAAGATCGCGGAAGTCACCAAGCCGGCATTGCGCGCGGCGATCGGTGTGTCCGATGACTTCCACCTGTTGCCGCGCGCCTATCTGTGGGGCTTGGCCGACACGGTCCGCACCGGCATCGAAGGCCGCGGCGGTGCCCTGCATCTGATCTGGGGCCAGGTGTTCGAAGGGCGCACGCCCTGGTTCACCTGGCCGGCGATCCTCGCCGCGAAGATCCCGCTCGCGTTGGCTGCGCTCTCGCTGCTCGGGCTCGCGCTGCTGGTGCGTTCGCCGCTGACACCCGCCACGCGCTGGATGCTCGCCGCCCTCGCCGCGGCGAGCACGCTCCACTTCGCCGCGCTCGTCGTCTCGCCGCAGGCGTGGGGCGGCGTCCGTCATGCGACGCCATTGCTGGCCGCCGCCGCGGTGCTCGGGGGTGGCGCGGTGGCGGAGGCCTGGCGACGGCGCTCGCGGGCCTGGGCCGGCGTGGTCGCGGCGCTGTTCGTGGCGGCCATCGGCATGACGATCCGCGAGCCGCGTTTGTGGGAGTACCACAACGAACTGGTCGGCGGCACCGAGGGCGGCTATCGCGCGTTCCGCAACGAGGGCGTGGACCTGGGCCAGCGCTTCGGCGAGATCCGCGACTTCCATCGCCGCGTGATCGCCGGCTCCGGCGAGCGCCTCTATCCCGACTACTGGGTGATGGAGCGGCAATGGCGCGCGGCGCACCTGGACTACCACCGCTTCGTCGAAACCCTCGACGACACCAACACGGCCGGCGTGTGGGAAGGCTGGTTCATCTACACCCCCGTCGACGAGCTGCCCTGGCCGCAGTACGAGTGGAATCCGGCCGAGGTGTTCAAGGACATGGAGAAGGTCGCGCAGCTGGGCTACGCCGGCGTCTGGCGTGGTCGGCTGATGCGGCCGGAGACGCGCGCATCGGGCATCGGCGAGAAGGTGATGGAATACCTCTACGAGGAGAACGGCCAGGACTACGCACTGGTCGCGCGACGGCTGGAAGAAGTCGCCGTCATCCGCCCGCAGAACGTCGGCGTGGGCGTCGAGTTGGGCAATGCCTACCTGCGGCTGGGCCAGGGCGACAGCGCCGCGCGCGCCTATCGTCGCCTGCTGGAGCAGACGCGGGTGAAGCTCGACCGCAAGGTCGAGCGTCAGTTGCGCGACCAGCTGGCGCGCATCGAGGCCGGCGAGGATCCGGCGAAGATCGCCCCGATGCGCAACCCCTGGATGGAATAA
- a CDS encoding choline dehydrogenase: MYDYIIVGAGSAGCVLAHRLSEDPACRVLLLEAGPRDWHPFIHMPAGLAKLVGQKGVNWNYDTAPEPHLDNRRLWWPRGKVLGGSSSINAMCYIRGVPQDYDDWAAAGAEGWDWNSVLPYFRRSERNSRGGDALHGAEGPLYVSDLRYTNPLSAAFIEAGVQAGHARNGDFNGPAQAGFGLYQVTQKNGARCSSAVAYLDPARDRQNLDIVTGALVRRVLLEKGRAIGVAYARDGHEVIVRCEGEVLLSGGAINSPQLLMLSGIGPADHLVSHGITARHTLPGVGANLQDHLDICTLQHSTQRVTYDRTSELKTAFDYFLRGHRGPGSSNIAEAGAFVRSSRAPDERPDIQMHFVPAMLDDHGRNRLPGDGYTAHACFLRPRSRGRILLASADPRADARIEANYLGDPEGFDLKMMVECAKLSRELFAQPAFDAYRGAPIHPTRSDLSDAELVAFIRAKAETVYHPVGTCRMGTDAEAVVDPSLRVHGLEGLRVIDASVMPTLIGGNTNAPTIMIAEKAADMIRHA, from the coding sequence GTGTACGACTACATCATCGTGGGCGCCGGTTCCGCCGGCTGCGTGCTGGCCCACCGCCTCAGCGAAGACCCCGCGTGCCGCGTGCTGTTGCTGGAAGCCGGTCCACGCGACTGGCACCCCTTCATCCACATGCCGGCCGGGCTCGCCAAGCTGGTCGGCCAGAAGGGCGTGAACTGGAACTACGACACCGCGCCGGAGCCGCACCTGGACAACCGGCGCCTCTGGTGGCCGCGCGGCAAGGTGCTCGGCGGATCCAGCTCGATCAACGCGATGTGTTACATCCGCGGCGTACCGCAGGACTACGACGACTGGGCCGCAGCCGGTGCCGAGGGCTGGGACTGGAACAGCGTGCTGCCCTACTTCCGCCGTTCGGAACGGAACAGCCGCGGTGGTGACGCCCTGCACGGCGCCGAGGGCCCGCTGTACGTCTCCGACCTGCGCTACACGAACCCGCTGTCGGCCGCCTTCATCGAAGCCGGCGTGCAGGCCGGCCATGCGCGCAACGGCGACTTCAACGGCCCGGCGCAGGCGGGCTTCGGCCTCTACCAGGTCACGCAAAAGAATGGCGCCCGCTGTTCTTCGGCCGTGGCCTACCTGGACCCGGCGCGCGATCGCCAGAATCTCGACATCGTCACCGGCGCGCTGGTCCGCCGCGTGTTGCTGGAGAAGGGTCGCGCGATCGGCGTGGCCTATGCGCGCGACGGCCACGAAGTGATCGTCCGCTGCGAGGGCGAGGTCCTGCTCAGCGGCGGCGCGATCAATTCGCCGCAACTGCTGATGCTGTCGGGCATCGGTCCTGCCGACCACCTGGTCTCGCACGGCATTACCGCGCGGCACACCTTGCCCGGCGTGGGTGCGAACCTGCAGGACCACCTGGACATCTGCACGCTGCAGCACAGTACCCAGCGCGTCACCTACGACCGTACCAGCGAACTCAAGACCGCGTTCGACTACTTCCTGCGCGGTCATCGTGGCCCGGGCAGCAGCAACATCGCCGAAGCCGGCGCCTTCGTCCGCTCGTCGCGGGCGCCGGACGAGCGCCCGGACATCCAGATGCATTTCGTCCCGGCGATGCTGGACGACCACGGCCGCAACCGGCTGCCCGGCGACGGCTACACGGCGCACGCCTGCTTCCTGCGCCCGCGCAGCCGCGGCCGCATCCTGCTGGCGAGCGCCGACCCGCGCGCGGATGCGCGGATCGAGGCGAACTACCTGGGCGACCCGGAAGGCTTCGATCTGAAGATGATGGTCGAATGCGCCAAGCTGTCGCGCGAGCTGTTCGCGCAGCCCGCGTTCGACGCCTACCGCGGCGCGCCGATCCACCCGACGCGCAGCGACCTGTCCGACGCCGAACTGGTCGCCTTCATCCGCGCCAAGGCCGAGACGGTGTACCACCCGGTCGGCACCTGCCGGATGGGCACCGACGCGGAGGCCGTCGTGGACCCCTCGCTGCGCGTGCACGGGCTGGAGGGGCTACGCGTGATCGACGCCTCGGTGATGCCCACGCTGATCGGCGGCAACACCAACGCGCCGACCATCATGATCGCGGAGAAGGCGGCGGACATGATCCGCCACGCCTGA